Proteins encoded within one genomic window of Nonomuraea gerenzanensis:
- a CDS encoding 2Fe-2S iron-sulfur cluster-binding protein, whose product MRFTFDGRELRGEPGDTLAAALLRNGVKVVGRSVDLGRPRGVFTAGPEEPNALVRVGADPMLAATVVELHDGLEAWSLRGRGRVDPDAVDERRCDKGYLHCDVLVVGGGPAGLAAAVAAGRSGARVILLDEQPRLGGDLLNSRLLLDGAPALDWVAGLDLPGRVLTRTTAVGYYDHNYVVAVQRRARGERLWHIRAREVVLATGAHERSLAFPGNDRPGVMLAAAARAYANRYGVAPWRRAVVFACADSGYEAARDLAAAGVEIAAVVDPRAGGDVLTGTTGDADGCLNGVQVGSRYVEADLLAVAGGWNPAVHLFSQSQGKVRFEEVLQAFVPGDPAQAVRSAGACRGLYGTREAIADGYAAGAEATGHSAYGLRVPQCDEQPLRPPAALWAVESTSAEPAFADLHRDVTVADLARATGTGMRSVEHVKRYTTAGTGADQGKTSGAVVVGVMSALLGAAPGQVGTTTFRPPYAPVSFATLAGRDRGVLSDPVRTTAMHDAHVARGAVFEDVGQWKRPWYFPQDGEPMEQAVLRECRAARTGVAAMDASTLGKIDIRGADAGAFLDRIYTNLYSTLPVGACRYGLMCGADGMVLDDGTTTRLAEDHFLMTTTTGNAATVLDWLEEWHQTEWPGLDVSFTSVTDHWATVVVAGPHARRVIAAVAPGALDLAFMRYAATDVLGVAGRVFRISFSGELAYEVNAPWWYGRALWEAVLELGAVPYGTEAMHVLRAEKGFAIVGQETDGTVTPQDLGMSWIVSRRKPDYVGKRSHARPDTARSDRKRLVGLLPDDPAALVEEGAQLVAEGSPGDGVGHVTSGYRSAALGRTFCLALARGVAPGDRLTAVSGDVARPVTVVEPVLYDPDNTRRDGEPLTGAHPPLDRDVRAESPAAAFAARFEAASGDGVRLREVAFEPMWEVRGADPGVGLRLGPSWWLVSGNIGTPGPGWVDVSGQRTILELSGPGAEDVLITGCPLDLHPDVFPGHAQTLLGKTSVILERRAPDRYRIHVRSSFTRYLAEWLLDAI is encoded by the coding sequence ATGAGATTCACGTTCGACGGCCGTGAGCTGCGCGGGGAGCCGGGCGACACGCTGGCCGCCGCGCTGCTGCGCAACGGCGTCAAGGTGGTGGGCCGCAGCGTGGACCTGGGCCGCCCGCGCGGCGTCTTCACCGCCGGTCCCGAGGAGCCGAACGCGCTGGTCAGGGTGGGTGCGGACCCGATGCTGGCGGCCACGGTGGTGGAGCTGCACGACGGGCTGGAGGCGTGGAGCCTGCGCGGCAGGGGCCGGGTGGACCCCGACGCCGTGGACGAGCGCCGGTGCGACAAGGGCTATCTGCACTGCGACGTGCTCGTGGTCGGCGGCGGCCCCGCCGGGCTGGCCGCCGCGGTGGCGGCGGGGCGGTCGGGCGCGCGGGTGATCCTCCTGGACGAGCAGCCCCGGCTGGGCGGTGACCTGCTGAACTCCCGCCTGCTCCTCGACGGCGCGCCCGCGCTCGACTGGGTGGCGGGCCTCGACCTGCCGGGGCGGGTGCTCACCCGGACGACCGCCGTCGGCTACTACGACCACAACTACGTGGTGGCCGTGCAGCGGCGGGCGCGCGGGGAACGGCTGTGGCACATCAGGGCGCGCGAGGTGGTGCTGGCGACGGGGGCGCACGAGCGCTCGCTCGCCTTCCCCGGCAACGACCGGCCCGGCGTCATGCTGGCCGCCGCCGCCCGCGCCTACGCCAACCGGTACGGGGTCGCGCCGTGGCGGCGGGCCGTCGTGTTCGCGTGCGCGGACTCCGGCTACGAGGCGGCTCGCGACCTGGCGGCGGCCGGGGTGGAGATCGCCGCCGTCGTGGACCCCCGGGCCGGGGGCGACGTCTTGACCGGCACGACCGGCGACGCGGACGGCTGCCTGAACGGCGTCCAGGTGGGCTCCCGGTACGTCGAGGCGGACCTGCTGGCTGTCGCGGGCGGCTGGAACCCGGCCGTGCACCTGTTCAGCCAGTCGCAGGGCAAGGTGCGCTTCGAGGAGGTGCTGCAGGCGTTCGTCCCCGGTGACCCGGCCCAGGCGGTGCGCTCGGCGGGAGCGTGCCGGGGCCTGTACGGCACCCGGGAGGCCATCGCCGACGGTTACGCGGCGGGAGCGGAGGCCACCGGGCACAGCGCGTACGGGCTGCGGGTGCCGCAGTGCGACGAGCAGCCCCTGCGCCCCCCGGCCGCCCTGTGGGCGGTCGAGAGCACCTCGGCCGAGCCCGCCTTCGCGGACCTGCACCGGGACGTGACCGTGGCCGACCTCGCCAGGGCCACGGGCACCGGCATGCGCTCGGTCGAGCACGTCAAGCGCTACACCACCGCCGGCACGGGCGCCGACCAGGGCAAGACGTCGGGCGCGGTGGTCGTCGGCGTCATGTCCGCCCTGCTCGGCGCGGCGCCGGGCCAGGTGGGCACGACCACGTTCCGCCCGCCGTACGCGCCGGTGTCGTTCGCCACTCTGGCGGGGCGCGACCGCGGCGTGCTGTCCGACCCCGTCAGGACCACCGCCATGCACGACGCCCATGTGGCGCGGGGCGCCGTGTTCGAGGACGTCGGCCAGTGGAAGCGCCCCTGGTACTTCCCCCAGGACGGCGAGCCGATGGAGCAGGCCGTGCTGCGGGAGTGCCGCGCGGCCCGCACCGGCGTGGCCGCCATGGACGCCTCCACCCTCGGCAAGATCGACATCAGGGGCGCGGACGCCGGCGCGTTCCTCGACCGGATCTACACCAACCTCTACTCCACGCTCCCCGTCGGCGCCTGCCGCTACGGCCTGATGTGCGGAGCGGACGGGATGGTGCTCGACGACGGCACCACGACCAGGCTCGCCGAGGACCACTTCCTGATGACCACGACCACGGGCAACGCCGCCACGGTGCTCGACTGGCTGGAGGAGTGGCACCAGACGGAGTGGCCCGGCCTGGACGTGTCGTTCACGTCGGTCACCGACCACTGGGCGACCGTGGTGGTGGCCGGGCCGCACGCCAGGCGGGTCATCGCGGCCGTCGCGCCGGGCGCGCTCGATCTGGCCTTCATGCGGTACGCGGCCACGGACGTGCTGGGCGTGGCCGGGCGGGTCTTCAGGATCAGCTTCTCCGGGGAGCTGGCCTACGAGGTGAACGCACCGTGGTGGTACGGGCGGGCGCTGTGGGAGGCGGTGCTGGAGCTGGGGGCGGTGCCGTACGGGACCGAGGCCATGCACGTGCTGCGGGCCGAGAAGGGGTTCGCGATCGTCGGCCAGGAGACCGACGGGACCGTCACCCCGCAGGACCTGGGCATGTCCTGGATCGTCTCCCGGCGCAAGCCCGACTACGTGGGCAAGCGCTCGCACGCCAGGCCCGACACCGCCAGGAGCGATCGCAAGCGCCTGGTCGGGCTGCTGCCGGACGACCCGGCGGCGCTGGTGGAGGAGGGGGCCCAGCTCGTCGCCGAGGGATCACCCGGCGACGGCGTGGGTCACGTGACCTCCGGCTACCGCAGTGCCGCGCTCGGCCGCACGTTCTGCCTCGCGCTGGCCAGGGGCGTCGCGCCGGGCGACCGGCTGACCGCCGTGTCGGGGGACGTGGCCCGGCCGGTGACCGTGGTGGAGCCCGTCCTGTACGACCCGGACAACACGCGCCGCGACGGTGAGCCGCTGACCGGAGCCCATCCGCCGCTGGACCGGGACGTGCGTGCCGAGAGCCCGGCCGCCGCGTTCGCGGCGCGGTTCGAGGCGGCGAGCGGGGACGGGGTGCGGCTGCGCGAGGTCGCGTTCGAGCCGATGTGGGAGGTGCGGGGCGCGGATCCGGGCGTGGGGTTGCGGCTTGGGCCGTCCTGGTGGCTGGTGTCCGGAAATATCGGGACACCGGGCCCGGGTTGGGTGGACGTCTCGGGGCAGCGGACGATCCTGGAGCTGTCGGGCCCGGGAGCCGAGGACGTACTGATCACCGGCTGCCCGCTCGACCTGCACCCGGACGTCTTCCCCGGCCACGCCCAGACCCTGCTCGGCAAGACCTCGGTCATCCTGGAGCGCCGCGCCCCGGACCGCTACCGGATCCATGTGCGCTCGTCCTTCACCCGTTACCTCGCCGAGTGGCTACTCGACGCGATATAG
- a CDS encoding HNH endonuclease family protein, protein MRVRVFVAGLATVAVLSGCGGLDTAQSSGDDGKAAKPDSASISDAKKKLAKLAVKGRAPKTGFDRDKFGPAWADVDRNGCDTRNDILKRDLEDETFRSGTHDCIVLTGTLHDPYSGKTIKFRRGQDTSTEVQIDHLIPLSDAWQKGAQQWSATKRKEFANDPANLMAVDGPLNGQKSDSDAATWLPPRKSYRCTYIAKQIDVKAKYELWVTAAEKDAMKGILDNC, encoded by the coding sequence GTGCGGGTGCGGGTGTTCGTGGCCGGTCTGGCCACGGTGGCGGTGCTGAGCGGTTGCGGCGGGCTGGACACGGCGCAGTCGTCGGGTGACGACGGCAAGGCCGCCAAGCCCGACTCGGCGTCGATCTCCGACGCCAAGAAGAAGCTGGCGAAGCTGGCCGTCAAGGGCCGCGCCCCGAAGACCGGCTTCGACCGCGACAAGTTCGGCCCGGCCTGGGCGGACGTGGACCGCAACGGCTGCGACACCCGCAACGACATCCTCAAGCGCGACCTGGAGGACGAGACGTTCAGGTCCGGCACCCACGACTGCATCGTGCTCACCGGTACCCTGCACGACCCGTACAGCGGCAAGACCATCAAGTTCAGGCGCGGCCAGGACACCAGCACGGAGGTGCAGATCGACCACCTCATCCCGCTCTCGGACGCCTGGCAGAAGGGCGCCCAGCAGTGGTCGGCCACCAAGCGCAAGGAGTTCGCCAACGACCCGGCGAACCTCATGGCCGTCGACGGCCCGCTGAACGGCCAGAAGAGCGACTCCGACGCCGCCACCTGGCTGCCGCCGCGCAAGTCCTACCGCTGCACCTACATCGCCAAGCAGATCGACGTGAAGGCCAAGTACGAGCTGTGGGTGACCGCGGCCGAGAAGGACGCCATGAAAGGCATCCTGGACAACTGCTGA
- a CDS encoding endonuclease/exonuclease/phosphatase family protein: protein MRGHVIAGSVLLVVMAAPAAEAKAAANVVVLDWNIHGEDADIEAMAQVIRDSGANVVTLQEIHRRPDADQVRELADELGWDITDNAHFGAGDDVGPCDDPQPGKAGNAILSSYRIVEKVTIKLTDFATCPVNRSMAGVRLDLGGGAQVRVFTTHLSPGLSATSVKRREAQAAKVLDYFGTRTGLILTGDFNALPTDALSKRFVSAGWADTGARYANKPTLGDARIDYIYTRGITTTSGSVLTSTLSDHRPLVMRMVR, encoded by the coding sequence ATGCGTGGTCATGTGATCGCAGGAAGTGTGCTCTTAGTCGTCATGGCGGCACCCGCCGCGGAGGCCAAGGCCGCCGCGAACGTGGTCGTCCTCGACTGGAACATCCACGGCGAGGACGCCGACATCGAGGCCATGGCGCAGGTGATCCGCGACAGCGGCGCCAACGTCGTCACGCTGCAGGAGATCCACCGCCGCCCGGACGCCGACCAGGTACGCGAGCTGGCGGACGAGCTGGGCTGGGACATCACGGACAACGCCCACTTCGGCGCCGGTGACGACGTGGGGCCGTGCGACGACCCGCAGCCGGGCAAGGCGGGCAACGCGATCCTGTCCTCTTACAGGATCGTGGAGAAGGTGACGATCAAGCTCACCGACTTCGCCACCTGCCCCGTCAACCGTTCCATGGCCGGGGTCAGGCTGGACCTCGGCGGCGGCGCGCAGGTCCGGGTGTTCACCACGCACCTGTCGCCCGGCCTGTCGGCGACCTCGGTCAAGCGCCGCGAGGCCCAGGCGGCCAAGGTGCTCGACTACTTCGGCACCAGGACGGGCCTGATCCTCACCGGCGACTTCAACGCGCTGCCGACGGATGCGCTGTCGAAGCGGTTCGTCAGCGCGGGCTGGGCCGACACCGGCGCCCGCTACGCCAACAAGCCCACCCTCGGCGACGCCCGCATCGACTACATCTACACCCGGGGCATCACCACGACCAGCGGATCCGTGCTCACGAGCACGCTGTCCGACCACCGGCCGCTGGTCATGAGGATGGTGCGTTAG